One segment of Pseudomonas asgharzadehiana DNA contains the following:
- a CDS encoding MdtA/MuxA family multidrug efflux RND transporter periplasmic adaptor subunit, with the protein MVDHSMQSSPRNSRRWLFGLLVLLVIAGLCWKFWPSGAAHKDAPAGHASKTGMARPGFGGSTGPVPVRVAPAVLGEFAVYYKALGTVTALNTINVRSRVGGELVKIAFEEGQMVKAGDLLAEIDPRSYQNALLQAQGTLLQNQAQLKNAQVDVERYRGLYAQDSIAKQTLDTAEALVLQYQGTVKTNQGAVDDAKLNLEFTRIRAPISGRVGLRQVDVGNLVAANDTTFLAVITQTQPISVAFTLPENTLDTVLARYRAGNKLPVEAWDRGDVKKQAVGVLQSLDNQIDVTTGTLKFKARFDNKDQALFPNQFVNVHLLADTLHNVVLVPSAAIQFGNAGTFVYKLDGDKKVKVQPLVVGDTDGDNTVIKEGLVAGDRVVLEGTDRLKDGSEIEVVNDSSEVPTTPTEHLQGKPAAKGETGASAGKAQKVGS; encoded by the coding sequence ATGGTTGATCACTCCATGCAATCCTCCCCCCGCAACTCCCGTCGCTGGCTGTTCGGCCTGCTTGTGCTGCTGGTTATCGCCGGCCTGTGCTGGAAATTCTGGCCAAGCGGCGCGGCCCACAAAGACGCACCGGCCGGCCATGCCAGCAAGACCGGCATGGCGCGCCCAGGGTTTGGCGGCTCGACCGGCCCGGTGCCCGTGCGCGTAGCCCCTGCGGTACTCGGCGAGTTTGCGGTGTACTACAAGGCGTTGGGGACGGTCACTGCACTGAACACCATCAATGTGCGCAGCCGGGTGGGCGGCGAGCTGGTGAAGATCGCCTTTGAAGAAGGGCAGATGGTCAAGGCCGGCGACCTGTTGGCGGAGATCGACCCGCGCAGCTACCAGAACGCCTTGCTCCAGGCCCAGGGCACCTTGTTGCAGAACCAGGCCCAGCTGAAAAACGCCCAGGTCGACGTCGAGCGCTATCGTGGCCTCTACGCCCAGGACAGCATCGCCAAGCAAACCCTGGACACCGCCGAAGCACTGGTTTTGCAATACCAGGGCACGGTCAAGACCAACCAGGGCGCCGTGGACGACGCCAAGCTCAACCTTGAATTCACCAGGATCCGCGCGCCCATCAGCGGCCGCGTAGGCCTGCGTCAGGTCGACGTGGGCAACCTGGTGGCGGCCAACGACACCACCTTCCTTGCCGTTATCACCCAGACCCAACCCATCAGCGTGGCCTTTACCCTGCCGGAAAACACCCTGGACACCGTGCTTGCCCGTTATCGGGCCGGCAACAAGTTGCCCGTCGAAGCCTGGGACCGTGGCGACGTGAAGAAACAGGCGGTTGGCGTATTGCAAAGCCTCGACAACCAGATCGACGTCACCACCGGCACCCTGAAATTCAAGGCGCGCTTCGATAACAAGGATCAGGCGCTGTTCCCCAACCAGTTCGTCAACGTGCATCTGCTGGCCGACACCCTGCACAACGTGGTGCTGGTGCCGTCCGCCGCGATCCAGTTCGGCAACGCCGGCACCTTTGTCTACAAACTCGACGGTGACAAGAAGGTCAAGGTCCAGCCCCTGGTCGTCGGCGACACCGATGGCGACAACACCGTGATCAAGGAAGGCCTGGTCGCCGGCGACCGCGTCGTACTCGAAGGTACCGACCGCCTCAAAGACGGCAGTGAAATCGAAGTGGTCAACGACAGCAGCGAAGTCCCGACTACCCCGACCGAACACTTGCAAGGCAAGCCCGCCGCTAAAGGGGAGACCGGCGCCAGCGCCGGCAAGGCGCAAAAGGTCGGTTCATGA
- the tpx gene encoding thiol peroxidase: protein MAQVTLKGNPVQVEGQLPKVGDKAADFTLTAGDLSNATLATFAGKRKVLNIFPSVDTPTCATSVRKFNAQANDVENTVVLCISTDLPFAQARFCGSEGLENVKNLSDFRDSDFAVDYGVAIADGALKGLTARAVVVLDENDNVLHSELVKEIAEEPNYAAALAVLK, encoded by the coding sequence ATGGCTCAAGTCACTCTTAAAGGCAACCCTGTCCAGGTTGAAGGCCAATTGCCGAAAGTCGGCGACAAAGCTGCAGACTTCACCCTGACCGCCGGCGATCTGTCCAACGCCACCCTGGCCACTTTCGCCGGCAAGCGCAAAGTGCTGAACATCTTCCCAAGCGTCGACACCCCAACCTGCGCGACTTCGGTGCGCAAGTTCAACGCCCAGGCCAACGATGTGGAAAACACCGTGGTGCTGTGCATCTCCACCGACCTGCCATTCGCTCAGGCGCGTTTCTGCGGCTCCGAAGGCCTGGAAAACGTGAAGAACCTGTCGGACTTCCGTGATTCGGATTTCGCCGTTGATTACGGTGTGGCGATCGCCGACGGCGCGCTCAAAGGCCTGACTGCTCGTGCCGTTGTAGTGCTGGACGAAAACGACAACGTGCTGCACAGCGAGTTGGTCAAGGAAATCGCCGAAGAGCCGAACTACGCAGCGGCCCTGGCTGTTCTGAAGTAA
- a CDS encoding glycosyltransferase: MKPRATKVLVIGYVWPEPRSSAAGGHMIQILETFLTQGWDITFSSPAALGEHKADLLSLGIAECAIELNNSSFDDFIRELAPDIVLFDRFMMEEQFGWRVEKHCPDALRVLETSDLQSLRDARHQRLKDHVKAHPGSDDFGTLFAPALEQEFQLMAETDLAKREIAAIYRCDISLMISDVEIRLLTEQFKVPAALLHWCPLMMVPPTTAFAPYEDRAHFLSIGNFRHAPNWDAVLWMKSSLWPLIRQQLPGAQLHVYGAYTPPKATALHNPAQGFHVMNWAEDALQVMTAARICLAPLRFGAGIKGKLADAMLCGTPNITTPIGAEAMGDAQPWPGAIEQSAPALAAAAVALYQDRERWNQAQEHGRHLLARRYDQSAHGPALLACLEHCWRNLAAHRRTNFTGSMLRHHAHKSTQYMSQWIEAKNRTL, from the coding sequence ATGAAGCCGCGCGCCACCAAAGTCCTGGTCATTGGTTACGTCTGGCCGGAACCCCGTTCCTCGGCGGCGGGCGGGCATATGATACAAATCCTTGAGACCTTTCTCACGCAAGGCTGGGACATTACCTTCAGCAGCCCCGCCGCACTCGGCGAGCACAAGGCTGACCTGCTCAGCCTGGGTATCGCCGAATGCGCCATCGAACTCAATAACAGCAGTTTCGACGATTTTATCCGTGAACTCGCCCCGGATATTGTGTTGTTCGACCGTTTCATGATGGAAGAGCAATTCGGCTGGCGCGTGGAAAAGCACTGCCCCGATGCCCTGCGCGTGCTGGAAACCAGCGACCTGCAAAGCCTGCGCGACGCACGCCATCAACGCCTCAAGGACCACGTCAAGGCACACCCGGGCAGCGACGACTTCGGCACGCTGTTCGCGCCCGCCCTGGAGCAAGAGTTCCAGTTGATGGCCGAGACCGACCTGGCCAAGCGCGAAATCGCCGCGATTTACCGCTGCGACATCAGCCTGATGATCTCCGACGTGGAAATCCGCCTGCTCACTGAGCAGTTCAAGGTGCCGGCCGCCCTGCTCCACTGGTGCCCTTTGATGATGGTGCCGCCGACCACGGCGTTCGCGCCTTATGAAGACCGCGCGCACTTTCTCAGTATCGGTAATTTCCGCCATGCGCCCAACTGGGATGCGGTGCTATGGATGAAAAGCAGCCTGTGGCCGCTGATTCGCCAGCAACTGCCGGGCGCGCAGTTGCATGTCTATGGCGCCTACACCCCACCCAAAGCCACCGCCCTACACAACCCGGCCCAGGGTTTTCACGTGATGAATTGGGCCGAAGACGCGCTGCAGGTGATGACGGCCGCCCGTATCTGCCTCGCACCCCTGCGCTTTGGTGCCGGCATCAAGGGCAAGCTGGCGGACGCGATGCTGTGTGGCACGCCCAACATCACCACACCGATTGGCGCCGAAGCCATGGGCGATGCACAGCCATGGCCGGGCGCAATCGAACAGAGTGCCCCTGCCCTGGCGGCGGCTGCGGTGGCCTTGTACCAGGATCGCGAACGCTGGAACCAGGCCCAGGAACACGGGCGCCACTTGCTTGCCCGACGCTACGACCAGTCGGCCCACGGCCCGGCCCTGCTGGCGTGCCTGGAGCACTGCTGGCGCAACCTTGCCGCCCATCGACGTACCAACTTCACCGGCAGCATGCTGCGCCACCATGCCCATAAAAGTACCCAGTACATGTCACAGTGGATCGAAGCCAAAAACCGCACCCTCTGA
- a CDS encoding AraC family transcriptional regulator: MTRATRITDPSYELMDDHNGLSIIYRQHGFPCPLVRWHFHKEYELHLIVASSGKVFIGDYIGNFYPESLFLTGPNLPHNWISQVEEDEVVPKRDMLVNFTEELLEGGSQIFTELKSLAPLLERAPYGIEFRCKKTIAQAMTLMQRIEDAQGMARLGHFFILLEVLSACEDYQLLSGVTTPQLADEHSIDRTNRAVDYIFAHYARELSLEEVAEHLGMKPTYFSRVFKQATGRTFIEFVNRLRISKSCELLADGDKAVTDVCFESGFNNISNFNRRFQQLKGMTPSHYRRLAVQRLTEQNLA; this comes from the coding sequence ATGACCCGAGCAACGCGAATCACCGACCCTTCCTACGAGCTGATGGACGATCACAACGGTCTGTCCATCATCTATCGCCAGCACGGCTTCCCCTGCCCCCTGGTGCGCTGGCATTTCCACAAGGAATACGAACTGCACCTGATCGTCGCCAGTTCCGGCAAGGTGTTCATCGGCGACTACATCGGCAACTTCTACCCCGAAAGCCTGTTTCTCACCGGCCCCAACCTGCCCCATAACTGGATCAGCCAGGTGGAGGAGGACGAAGTGGTGCCCAAGCGCGACATGTTGGTGAACTTCACCGAGGAACTGCTCGAAGGTGGCAGCCAGATCTTCACCGAACTCAAAAGCCTGGCGCCGTTGCTTGAACGCGCGCCATACGGCATCGAATTTCGCTGTAAAAAAACCATCGCCCAGGCCATGACCTTGATGCAACGCATCGAGGACGCCCAAGGCATGGCGCGCCTGGGGCACTTTTTTATCCTGCTGGAGGTGCTCAGTGCCTGCGAGGATTACCAACTGTTGTCCGGCGTGACGACGCCGCAACTGGCCGATGAACACAGCATCGACCGCACCAACCGCGCGGTCGATTACATTTTTGCCCACTATGCGCGGGAGCTTTCGCTGGAAGAAGTGGCCGAGCACCTGGGCATGAAGCCGACGTACTTTTCGCGGGTGTTCAAACAGGCCACCGGGCGCACGTTTATCGAGTTCGTCAATCGGCTGCGCATCAGCAAGTCCTGCGAGTTGCTCGCCGATGGCGATAAGGCCGTGACGGACGTGTGCTTTGAGTCGGGCTTCAATAACATCTCCAACTTCAACCGACGCTTCCAGCAGCTCAAAGGCATGACGCCTTCGCACTACCGACGCCTGGCGGTACAGCGGCTCACTGAGCAGAACCTGGCTTAA
- a CDS encoding ABC transporter substrate-binding protein: protein MTTCMTLSAVSFGAQTLTIATVNNSDMIRMQKLSKTFEAEHPEIKLNWVVLEENVLRQRLTTDIATQGGQFDVLTIGMYEAALWGAKGWLEPMKDLPASYDLDDVFPSVRDGLSVKGSLYALPFYAESSITYYRTDLFKNAGLSMPEHPTWSQIGEFAGKLTDKSKEQYGLCLRGKAGWGENMALITTLANGYGARWFDEKWQPQFNGPEWKDALNFYVDNMKKSGPPGASSNGFNENLALFNSGKCAIWVDASVAGSFVTDKTQSKVADHVGFTFAPHEKTDKGTSWLYSWSLAIPTSSKAKDAAKVFTTWATSKEYGALVAKTDGIANVPPGTRTSTYSDDYMKAAPFAKVTLESLKVADPTKPTLEPVPYIGIQLVTIPEFQAIGTQVGKFFSGALTGQQTVDAALTAAQTTTEREMKRAGYPK from the coding sequence ATGACTACCTGCATGACCCTCAGCGCCGTCAGCTTTGGCGCGCAAACACTGACCATTGCCACCGTCAACAACAGCGACATGATCCGCATGCAAAAGCTCTCGAAAACCTTCGAGGCCGAGCACCCGGAGATCAAGTTGAATTGGGTGGTGCTCGAAGAAAACGTGCTGCGCCAGCGCCTGACCACCGACATCGCCACCCAGGGCGGGCAGTTCGATGTGTTGACCATCGGCATGTACGAAGCCGCACTCTGGGGTGCCAAGGGCTGGCTGGAGCCAATGAAGGACCTGCCGGCGTCCTACGACCTCGATGATGTGTTCCCTTCGGTACGTGATGGTTTGTCGGTCAAGGGTTCGCTGTATGCCCTCCCGTTCTACGCCGAAAGCTCGATCACTTACTACCGCACCGACCTGTTCAAAAACGCCGGGCTGAGCATGCCCGAGCACCCGACCTGGAGCCAGATCGGCGAATTCGCCGGCAAACTCACCGACAAGTCCAAAGAGCAATACGGCCTGTGCCTGCGTGGCAAAGCCGGTTGGGGCGAGAACATGGCGCTGATCACTACCCTGGCCAACGGCTACGGAGCGCGCTGGTTCGATGAGAAATGGCAGCCGCAATTCAACGGCCCTGAGTGGAAGGATGCGCTGAACTTCTACGTCGACAACATGAAAAAATCCGGCCCGCCGGGTGCTTCCAGCAACGGTTTCAACGAAAACCTGGCGCTGTTCAACAGCGGCAAATGCGCGATCTGGGTGGATGCCAGCGTGGCGGGCTCCTTCGTCACCGACAAGACCCAAAGCAAGGTAGCGGACCACGTCGGCTTTACGTTTGCACCGCACGAGAAAACCGACAAGGGCACCTCATGGCTGTACTCCTGGAGCCTGGCGATCCCGACCAGCTCCAAGGCCAAGGACGCCGCCAAGGTGTTCACCACCTGGGCGACTTCCAAGGAATACGGCGCCCTGGTCGCCAAGACCGACGGCATCGCCAACGTACCGCCGGGCACCCGCACCTCGACCTACAGCGACGACTACATGAAAGCCGCGCCGTTCGCCAAGGTGACCCTGGAATCGCTGAAAGTCGCCGACCCGACCAAACCGACGCTTGAGCCAGTGCCGTATATCGGTATCCAGCTGGTGACCATTCCTGAATTCCAGGCGATCGGCACCCAGGTCGGCAAGTTCTTCTCCGGTGCGCTAACCGGCCAGCAGACGGTCGATGCGGCATTGACGGCGGCGCAGACCACCACCGAGCGGGAAATGAAGCGGGCCGGTTACCCCAAATAA
- a CDS encoding carbohydrate ABC transporter permease → MNKPRKNRLANPGWFLVTPSVAMLLVWMIVPLGMTLYFSLIRYNLLYPGENQFVGLENFTYFITDSGFLPGATNTLLLVGSVLLISVVFGVLISALLEASEFLGRGIVRVLLISPFFIMPTVGALIWKNLIFHPVSGILAAVWKLFGAEPVDWLAHYPLLSIIIIVSWQWLPFAILLLMTAMQSLDQEQKEAARLDGAGAIAIFWHLTLPHLARPIAVVVMIETIFLLSVFAEIFTTTNGGPGYASTNLAYLIYNQALVQFDVGMASAGGLIAVVIANIAAIILVRMIGKNLTDKP, encoded by the coding sequence ATGAATAAGCCCCGCAAAAACCGCCTGGCCAACCCCGGCTGGTTCCTTGTCACGCCCTCGGTCGCCATGCTGCTGGTCTGGATGATCGTGCCGCTGGGCATGACCCTGTACTTTTCGCTTATCCGCTACAACCTGCTCTACCCCGGCGAAAACCAATTCGTGGGGCTGGAGAACTTCACCTATTTCATCACCGACTCGGGCTTCCTGCCCGGCGCCACCAATACCCTGTTGCTGGTGGGCAGCGTGCTGCTGATCAGCGTGGTGTTCGGCGTGTTGATCAGTGCCCTGCTGGAGGCCAGTGAGTTTTTGGGTCGCGGCATCGTGCGGGTGTTGTTGATTTCACCGTTCTTCATCATGCCCACCGTGGGCGCGCTGATCTGGAAGAACCTGATCTTCCACCCGGTGTCGGGGATTCTCGCCGCCGTGTGGAAGCTGTTCGGCGCCGAGCCGGTGGACTGGCTGGCGCACTACCCGTTGCTGTCGATCATCATCATCGTGTCATGGCAGTGGCTGCCCTTCGCGATCCTGTTGCTGATGACCGCCATGCAGTCCCTGGACCAGGAACAAAAGGAAGCCGCGCGCCTGGACGGTGCCGGCGCCATCGCGATTTTCTGGCACCTGACCCTGCCCCACCTGGCCCGCCCGATTGCCGTGGTGGTGATGATCGAAACGATCTTTTTGCTCTCGGTGTTCGCCGAAATCTTCACCACCACCAACGGTGGCCCCGGCTACGCCTCGACCAACCTCGCCTACCTGATCTACAACCAGGCACTGGTGCAGTTCGACGTGGGCATGGCCTCGGCCGGCGGCTTGATTGCCGTGGTCATCGCCAATATCGCGGCGATCATCCTGGTGCGGATGATCGGCAAAAACCTGACTGACAAGCCTTGA
- a CDS encoding carbohydrate ABC transporter permease: MTLQQSRRLQSLLLGTLAWAIAILIFFPIFWMVLTSFKTEIDAFATPPQFIFTPTLENYLHINERSNYFAYAWNSVLISFSATALCLLISVPAAYSMAFYETQRTKGTLLWMLSTKMLPPVGVLMPIYLLAKSFGLLDTRIALIIIYTLINLPIVVWMVYTYFKDIPKDILEAARLDGATLWQEMVRVLLPIAKGGLASTVLLSLILCWNEAFWSLNLTSSAAAPLTALIASYSSPEGLFWAKLSAVSTLACAPILIFGWISQKQLVRGLSFGAVK, from the coding sequence ATGACGCTTCAACAATCCCGCCGCCTGCAGAGCCTGTTGCTCGGCACACTGGCCTGGGCCATCGCGATCCTGATCTTCTTCCCGATCTTCTGGATGGTGCTGACCAGCTTCAAGACCGAAATCGATGCGTTCGCCACGCCGCCGCAGTTCATCTTCACGCCGACGCTGGAGAACTACCTGCACATCAACGAACGCAGCAACTACTTTGCCTATGCGTGGAACTCGGTGCTGATTTCGTTCAGCGCCACCGCGCTGTGCCTGCTGATCTCGGTGCCGGCCGCCTACTCCATGGCGTTCTACGAAACCCAGCGCACCAAGGGCACGCTGCTGTGGATGCTGTCCACCAAGATGCTGCCGCCGGTGGGCGTGCTGATGCCGATCTACCTGCTGGCCAAGAGCTTTGGCCTGCTGGATACGCGCATTGCGCTGATCATCATCTACACGCTGATCAACCTGCCGATCGTGGTCTGGATGGTTTACACCTACTTCAAGGACATCCCCAAGGACATCCTCGAAGCCGCGCGCCTGGACGGCGCCACCCTGTGGCAGGAAATGGTCCGCGTGCTGCTGCCGATCGCCAAGGGCGGCCTGGCCTCCACGGTGTTGCTGTCGCTGATCCTGTGCTGGAACGAGGCGTTCTGGTCGTTGAACCTGACCTCGTCCGCCGCCGCGCCGCTCACCGCGCTGATCGCCTCTTACTCCAGCCCCGAAGGCTTGTTCTGGGCCAAATTGTCCGCCGTCTCGACCCTGGCCTGCGCGCCGATCCTGATCTTTGGCTGGATCAGCCAGAAACAGTTGGTGCGCGGGTTGTCCTTCGGCGCCGTTAAATAA
- a CDS encoding ABC transporter ATP-binding protein: MANLKIKNLQKGFEGFSIIKGIDLEVNDKEFVVFVGPSGCGKSTLLRLIAGLEEVSDGTIELDGRDITEVTPAKRDLAMVFQTYALYPHMSVRKNMSFALDLAGVDKKLVDSKVSEAARILELGPLLERKPKQLSGGQRQRVAIGRAIVRNPKIFLFDEPLSNLDAALRVQMRLELARLHKELQATMIYVTHDQVEAMTLADKVVVLNSGRIEQVGSPLELYHQPANLFVAGFLGTPKMGFLKGKVTRVESQSCDVQLDAGTLINLPLSGPTLSAGSAVTLGIRPEHLEIATPGQTTLTVTADVGERLGSDTFCHVTTRNGEPLTLRIRGDMASQYGETLHLHLDPAHCHLFDTDGVAVARPLRAAA, from the coding sequence ATGGCCAACCTGAAAATCAAGAATCTGCAAAAAGGCTTCGAAGGTTTCTCGATCATCAAGGGCATCGACCTGGAGGTGAACGACAAAGAGTTCGTGGTGTTTGTCGGCCCGTCGGGCTGCGGCAAATCCACCCTGCTGCGCCTGATCGCCGGCCTGGAGGAAGTCAGCGACGGCACGATCGAACTCGATGGCCGCGACATCACCGAAGTCACCCCAGCCAAGCGCGACCTGGCGATGGTGTTCCAGACCTACGCGCTGTACCCGCACATGAGCGTGCGCAAGAACATGTCGTTTGCCCTGGACCTGGCCGGGGTCGATAAAAAGCTGGTGGACAGCAAAGTCAGCGAAGCCGCGCGCATCCTGGAGCTGGGCCCGTTGCTGGAGCGCAAGCCCAAGCAACTCTCCGGCGGCCAGCGCCAGCGCGTGGCGATCGGCCGGGCGATTGTGCGCAACCCGAAGATCTTCCTGTTCGACGAACCACTGTCCAACCTCGACGCCGCCCTGCGCGTGCAGATGCGCCTGGAACTGGCGCGCCTGCACAAGGAACTGCAGGCGACCATGATCTACGTCACCCATGACCAGGTCGAAGCCATGACCCTGGCCGACAAAGTCGTGGTGCTCAACAGCGGCCGCATCGAACAGGTCGGCTCACCACTGGAGCTGTACCATCAGCCGGCCAACCTGTTTGTCGCGGGCTTCCTCGGCACGCCAAAAATGGGTTTCCTCAAGGGCAAGGTCACACGGGTCGAGTCACAGAGCTGCGACGTGCAACTGGACGCCGGTACCTTGATCAACCTGCCGCTCAGTGGCCCGACCTTGAGCGCGGGCAGCGCCGTGACCCTGGGCATTCGCCCGGAACACCTGGAAATCGCCACGCCCGGCCAGACCACCCTGACCGTGACCGCCGACGTCGGCGAACGCCTGGGCAGCGACACCTTCTGCCACGTCACCACCCGCAACGGCGAGCCGTTGACCCTGCGTATCCGTGGCGACATGGCCAGCCAATACGGCGAAACGCTGCATCTGCACCTGGACCCGGCGCACTGCCATCTGTTCGACACCGACGGCGTGGCCGTAGCCCGCCCACTGCGCGCTGCCGCCTGA